A stretch of the Apteryx mantelli isolate bAptMan1 chromosome 3, bAptMan1.hap1, whole genome shotgun sequence genome encodes the following:
- the LGSN gene encoding LOW QUALITY PROTEIN: lengsin (The sequence of the model RefSeq protein was modified relative to this genomic sequence to represent the inferred CDS: substituted 2 bases at 2 genomic stop codons), whose product MDKKQDVTQQNISGNGNDEANGNNMCGFRKKKGVKGAAKHVPPLENEKMQLSNSSKIPDQYHLQGTTGFSEPPSDQSLQNLASFPPVQKDRGRSNSSRIGSDAEGNMSQETAEIQKNADTGKGRIEKMHKEIDTPAKMDLPMGVQPASDKAGCFNRVSRERNTERTGSENKEDECWGTEEAAKFCMTQAGSFDGTVATQGSGTAEPFMVASGISKQTLQELENLLSEGPLLNHGSKYNGKAGGTFFQKILKPREEADKQGRSSETFSPHFEEENQKHHSFHNQEAEQRSKPLLVLSSTRSDQQQPEGSDVDQPVLRLPSTSKNAESSPPESQFNSSADQTVSSREPDVNGLGKQTLLHHFSHIEFIKQQMARDNVQFVRFESIDLHGMSRSKNIPSRFFHEKAIHGVSMPRSYLELTLNPKDSEIDYINATNFNCVIILNPDLATFRILPWTEQTARVICDSFTVLGNPLMTSPRHVAKKQLSQLQDNGFSLRSAFTYEFCIYGITEVVNSKTISFPSATILNNHDQAFIXELIEGMYYAGASIESFSSSSGPGQMEITFHPEFGIDAADSAFTFRTGIKEVAKKYNYVASFFSESGLYNSGILSHSLWDLNGQKNLFSVGCGAEELTDVGKNWXSGLLAHTAAITCLMAPTTSCRKPYSKYSKESKESVNAKWAYNDNSCAFNVKCHDGKGTHIENRLSSATANPYLVLAATVAAGLDGVKRGLRYDILQEENHISDPKPLSVPLKREDALVAFEKDSCIKEALGETFVQYFVAMKHYELETEEMDGERNKCLGYFI is encoded by the exons AACATATCTGGAAATGGCAACGATGAAGCGAATGGCAACAATATGTgtggtttcagaaagaaaaagggagtcAAAGGTGCCGCAAAGCATGTTCCTCcattagaaaatgagaaaatgcagTTGTCCAACTCTTCAAAAATCCCAGATCAGTATCATCTTCAAGGAACCACTGGTTTTTCAGAACCACCATCAGATCAGTCTCTTCAAAACCTGGCTAGTTTTCCTCCAGTACAAAAGGACAGAGGGCGTAGTAACAGTTCCCGTATTGGCAGTGATGCGGAAGGAAACATGTCACAGGAAACAGCAGAAATCCAGAAAAATGCTGACACTGGGAAAGGAAGGATAgaaaaaatgcacaaagaaaTAGATACCCCAGCTAAAATGGATCTGCCTATGGGAGTACAACCTGCAAGCGACAAAGCTGGGTGCTTCAACAGAGTGAGTAGAGAAAGGAACACTGAGAGGACAGGATCAGAGAATAAAGAGGACGAATGTTGGGGAACAGAAGAAGCAGCCAAGTTTTGTATGACACAGGCAGGTTCCTTTGACGGTACTGTAGCAACGCAAGGAAGTGGTACTGCAGAGCCCTTCATGGTGGCATCTGGAATTTCTAAACAAACTTTGCAAGAGTTGGAAAACCTGTTGAGTGAAGGTCCTCTGCTTAATCATGGGTCCAAATACAATGGCAAGGCAGGTGgcactttttttcagaaaattctgaAGCCAAGGGAGGAAGCTGACAAGCAGGGGAGATCCTCTGAGACTTTTAGTCCCCATTTTGAAGAAGAGAACCAAAAGCACCACAGTTTCCACAATCAGGAAGCAGAGCAACGGAGCAAGCCTCTCTTGGTTCTTAGCTCTACTAGATCTGATCAGCAACAACCAGAAGGAAGCGATGTGGATCAACCTGTTCTTAGATTACCCTCAACTTCTAAAAATGCAGAAAGCTCTCCTCCAGAAAGTCAGTTTAACTCTTCTGCAGACCAGACTG TGTCCAGCAGAGAGCCTGATGTAAATGGCCTTGGAAAACAAACTCTTCTGCACCATTTCTCTCATATTGAATTTATTAAGCAACAGATGGCCAGGGACAATGTACAGTTTGTCAGATTTGAATCAATAGACCTCCATGGCATGTCAAGATCAAAGAACATTCCTTCTCGCTTTTTTCAT GAAAAAGCAATTCACGGTGTTTCCATGCCCAGAAGTTATCTTGAACTGACCCTGAATCCTAAGGATAGTGAAATAGATTACATAAATGCAACCAATTTTAATTGTGTTATAATTCTGAACCCTGATTTAGCAACTTTTCGAATTCTACCCTGGACTGAACAGACTGCTCGAGTGATATGTGATTCCTTCACTGTACTGGGCAACCCTCTAATGACCTCACCCAGGCACGTTGCCAAGAAGCAGCTGAGCCAGCTTCAAGACAATGGCTTTTCTCTACGCTCTGCTTTCACTTATGAATTTTGCATTTATGGCATTACTGAGGTTGTAAATTCGAAGACAATATCTTTTCCTTCAGCAACGATACTAAATAACCATGATCAGGCTTTCATTTAGGAACTAATTGAAGGAATGTATTATGCTGGTGCCAGCAttgaaagcttttcttcttccagtgGACCTGGACAAATGGAGATCACTTTCCATCCAGAGTTTGGCATAGATGCTGCTGACAGTGCCTTCACATTCAGAACAGGCATTAAAGAAGTGGCTAAGAAGTATAACTATGTGGCTAGCTTTTTCTCAGAATCAGGATTGTACAATTCAGGGATTCTGTCACATAGCCTGTGGGATTTGAATGGCCAGaagaatttgttttctgttgGCTGTGGAGCTGAGGAGCTCACTGATGTTGGAAAAAATTGGTAATCAGGTCTCCTGGCACACACGGCAGCTATCACCTGCTTGATGGCTCCTACCACCAGCTGCCGTAAGCCTTATTCCAAATACAGTAAAGAATCAAAAGAGAGTGTAAATGCAAAATGGGCATATAATGATAACAGCTGTGCCTTTAATGTCAAATGTCATGATGGAAAAGGCACTCACATAGAGAATAGGTTAAGTTCTGCTACAGCAAACCCCTACTTGGTGCTTGCTGCTACTGTTGCTGCTGGTCTAGATGGAGTAAAGAGAGGACTTAGGTATGATATTTTGCAGGAAGAAAATCACATTTCTGATCCAAAACCTTTATCAGTCCCCCTGAAACGAGAAGATGCTCTTGTTGCATTTGAGAAAGATTCATGCATTAAGGAAGCATTAGGTGAAACTTTTGTCCAATACTTTGTCGCCATGAAACATTATGAGTTAGAAACTGAAGAAATGGATGGTGAAAGGAATAAATGTTTGGGATATTTTATTTAG